The following are encoded in a window of Nakamurella sp. A5-74 genomic DNA:
- a CDS encoding LacI family DNA-binding transcriptional regulator — protein MADSASSRAAVARAATSRSVTIADVASRAGVSKGSVSFVFNDRPGIAPGTRERILTAARDLGYVPSRAARSLSNRRSDAVGLVLNRPHDVLRADPFFPPFIAGVESIISPAGSAIVLRFVRPDEEAEVYTTLAGTGQIDGAILTDLRRGDPRPALLDSLGLPFVSLNRPPSASSGPAVRLDDRPGVQAAVRALADLGHRRIGHVAGPAEFLHSGARQDAWEQALHDCGLTTGPVVAADFSAAGGAAATETLLDSAQPPTAIVYASDLMAMAGMATAQRRGLRVPGDLSVVGFDDTDLAAHLHPSLSSVRTDAFGWGAAVGTLLLYVVGGGSADDLDLPPAQFIPRGSLGPPH, from the coding sequence GTGGCTGATTCTGCGTCGTCCCGCGCTGCAGTGGCCCGTGCCGCGACGTCCCGATCGGTCACCATCGCCGATGTCGCTTCGCGGGCAGGGGTGTCCAAGGGCTCCGTGAGCTTCGTGTTCAACGATCGACCGGGCATCGCGCCCGGTACCCGGGAACGCATCCTCACCGCGGCGCGTGACCTGGGGTACGTTCCCAGCCGCGCTGCCCGGTCGCTCTCGAACCGCCGCTCGGATGCGGTGGGACTGGTCCTGAACCGCCCGCACGACGTGCTGCGCGCCGACCCGTTCTTCCCGCCCTTCATCGCCGGCGTCGAATCGATCATCTCCCCGGCCGGATCGGCGATCGTGCTGCGATTCGTCCGGCCCGACGAGGAGGCCGAGGTCTACACCACGTTGGCGGGGACCGGCCAGATCGACGGGGCGATCCTCACCGATCTGCGGCGCGGTGACCCCAGGCCGGCCCTGCTGGACTCGCTCGGGCTGCCCTTCGTCAGCCTCAACCGTCCCCCGAGTGCCAGTTCGGGTCCGGCGGTCCGGCTCGACGATCGACCGGGGGTGCAGGCCGCGGTCCGTGCGCTCGCCGACCTCGGCCACCGGCGGATCGGCCACGTCGCCGGTCCCGCGGAGTTCCTGCACTCCGGCGCCCGCCAGGACGCGTGGGAGCAGGCGCTGCACGACTGCGGGCTGACCACCGGGCCGGTGGTCGCTGCGGACTTCTCCGCTGCGGGCGGAGCCGCCGCCACCGAGACGCTGCTCGACAGCGCGCAGCCGCCGACCGCGATCGTCTACGCCTCGGATCTGATGGCGATGGCCGGCATGGCAACCGCGCAGCGGCGGGGTCTGCGGGTGCCGGGAGATCTGTCCGTCGTGGGGTTCGACGACACCGACCTGGCAGCGCACCTGCACCCCTCGCTGTCGAGCGTCCGGACCGACGCCTTCGGCTGGGGTGCCGCCGTCGGCACGCTGCTGCTGTACGTCGTCGGGGGCGGGTCTGCCGACGACCTCGACCTGCCGCCCGCCCAGTTCATCCCCCGCGGCTCACTCGGACCGCCGCACTGA
- the ppc gene encoding phosphoenolpyruvate carboxylase, protein MTSDPQPTANDQTGQPSGAPPSARHRLQTDRRDPDAGVFGGAVTSESLHASLRSSVRRLSTLLGESLARHEGDDLLALVERVRQLARQPDDAELHELLAGVDDATAVILARAFTGYFQLANTSEQLHRWRELTAETSPFAATAGRISAALQDGSLDHQVLQDVLARVEYRPVFTAHPTESSRRSVLRLLRKVAETVDALEDPRSRPADIAREGRRLAELVDLLWQTDELRVVRPEPSDEARTAVYYLRSIASEVVPDLLEELDRQFAELGVSLPVTARPLRFGTWAGGDRDGNPNVTPAVTLEVLQLQHLAGLRELEKLIADLLTEMTQSTRVIEPSEDLEASLQADAAALPITWSTIKRLNVEEPYRCKISFVRVRIQRTRDRIRSGAPHEPGRDYADFDELVADLVLVRESMLTAGDELTGNGAILRLIRTAVTFGAGLATMDVREHSAKHHAALAELFDRIGELPTPYAELDRPARIDLLSREMNSRRPLIGAGAPHLGDAATASLSLMAAVKQAVDTYGDGVIETYIVSMTHDVDDLFAVVVLAREVGLVDPGTVSTAATARIGFAPLFETVAELEAAGPLLEALLDDPAYRRVVTARGDVQEIMLGYSDSSKDAGIAASQWQIHRAQRALRDVARRHGVLLRLFHGRGGSVGRGGGPTAEAIMSQPYGSLDGPIKITEQGEVISDKYALPGLGRRNLEGALAAVIEASTLHRNSLLPSDVLDSWNSTMDLVASAGQTAYRSLVRDPALVPFFVAATPVSELGKMNIGSRPAKRPGGDGGLDDLRAIPWVFGWTQTRMILPGWYGVGSGLAAAREDGRGEALREMYGSWAFFRTFLSNVQMTLAKTDLDIAAEYVNALVPEEHRWLFDSIRAEHARTVEEVLQVTGEQSLLHSAPMLQRTLELRDSYLAPLHALQISLLSRARTALEDEGGRSDLQRAMLLTINGIAAGLRNTG, encoded by the coding sequence ATGACGAGCGACCCCCAGCCGACGGCGAACGATCAGACCGGGCAGCCCAGCGGTGCACCGCCGTCGGCGCGGCACCGGCTGCAGACGGACCGGCGGGATCCGGATGCGGGAGTCTTCGGTGGCGCGGTCACGTCGGAGTCGCTGCACGCCTCCTTGCGATCGTCCGTGCGACGCTTGTCGACGCTGCTGGGGGAGTCGCTCGCCCGGCACGAGGGCGACGATCTGCTGGCGCTGGTCGAACGCGTGCGCCAGCTGGCCCGGCAACCGGACGACGCCGAGCTGCACGAGTTGCTCGCCGGAGTGGACGACGCCACCGCGGTGATCCTGGCCCGGGCGTTCACCGGCTATTTCCAGCTCGCCAACACCAGCGAACAGCTGCACCGCTGGCGGGAGCTGACCGCGGAGACGTCGCCGTTCGCCGCCACTGCCGGGCGGATCTCGGCGGCTCTGCAGGACGGATCGCTGGATCACCAGGTGCTGCAGGACGTGCTCGCCAGGGTCGAGTACCGCCCGGTCTTCACCGCCCACCCCACCGAGTCCAGTCGACGATCCGTGCTGCGACTGCTGCGCAAGGTGGCCGAGACGGTCGACGCCCTGGAGGATCCACGCAGCCGCCCCGCCGACATCGCGCGCGAAGGTCGGCGGTTGGCCGAACTGGTCGACCTGCTCTGGCAGACCGACGAGCTGCGGGTCGTGCGACCCGAACCCTCGGACGAGGCGCGGACTGCCGTGTACTACCTGCGTTCGATCGCCTCCGAGGTCGTCCCGGATCTGCTGGAGGAGTTGGACAGACAGTTCGCCGAGCTCGGCGTCAGCCTGCCGGTGACCGCACGGCCGCTGCGGTTCGGCACCTGGGCCGGTGGCGATCGCGACGGCAATCCGAACGTCACCCCTGCAGTCACGCTGGAAGTGCTTCAGCTGCAACATCTTGCGGGACTGCGCGAGCTGGAGAAGCTGATCGCCGATCTGTTGACGGAGATGACCCAGTCGACGCGGGTCATCGAGCCGAGCGAAGATCTGGAGGCCTCCCTGCAGGCGGACGCGGCGGCGCTGCCGATCACCTGGAGCACGATCAAGCGGCTCAACGTAGAGGAGCCGTACCGCTGCAAGATCAGCTTCGTCCGGGTGCGCATCCAGCGGACCAGGGACCGCATCCGCAGCGGGGCACCGCACGAACCGGGACGCGACTACGCCGATTTCGACGAGCTCGTCGCAGATCTCGTGCTCGTCCGCGAGTCGATGCTGACGGCCGGGGACGAACTGACCGGCAACGGCGCCATCCTGCGCTTGATCCGCACCGCGGTGACCTTCGGCGCCGGTCTCGCGACGATGGACGTCCGCGAACACTCGGCCAAACACCATGCAGCGCTGGCAGAGTTGTTCGACCGCATCGGTGAACTGCCGACCCCGTACGCCGAGCTCGACCGTCCGGCCCGGATCGACCTGCTGTCGCGGGAGATGAACTCCCGTCGACCGCTGATCGGGGCAGGAGCGCCGCACCTCGGCGACGCCGCAACGGCTTCGCTGTCGTTGATGGCGGCCGTGAAGCAGGCGGTCGACACCTACGGCGACGGCGTCATCGAGACCTACATCGTGTCGATGACCCACGACGTCGACGACCTGTTCGCCGTCGTCGTGCTCGCGCGCGAGGTCGGCCTGGTGGATCCGGGAACGGTCTCGACGGCGGCAACCGCGCGGATCGGCTTCGCCCCCCTGTTCGAGACGGTTGCGGAGCTGGAAGCAGCCGGACCGCTGCTCGAGGCGCTGCTCGACGATCCCGCCTACCGCAGGGTGGTGACCGCCCGCGGCGACGTGCAGGAGATCATGCTCGGCTACTCGGACTCGTCGAAGGACGCGGGCATCGCGGCCTCGCAGTGGCAGATCCATCGGGCGCAGCGCGCACTGCGCGACGTGGCCCGCAGGCACGGTGTGCTGCTGCGGCTGTTCCACGGACGGGGAGGATCGGTCGGCCGCGGCGGCGGTCCGACCGCCGAGGCGATCATGAGCCAGCCGTACGGCTCGCTCGACGGCCCGATCAAGATCACCGAACAGGGCGAGGTGATCTCCGACAAGTACGCGCTGCCCGGTCTCGGTCGGCGCAACCTGGAGGGCGCGCTGGCCGCGGTCATCGAGGCCTCGACACTGCACCGGAACTCGTTGCTGCCCAGCGACGTCCTCGATTCGTGGAACTCCACGATGGATCTGGTCGCGAGCGCCGGTCAGACCGCCTACCGGTCGTTGGTGCGCGATCCAGCACTGGTGCCGTTCTTCGTCGCCGCCACACCGGTCAGCGAGCTGGGAAAGATGAACATCGGCTCCCGCCCGGCCAAGCGACCCGGCGGCGACGGCGGGCTCGACGATCTGCGAGCGATCCCTTGGGTCTTCGGCTGGACCCAGACGCGGATGATCCTGCCCGGTTGGTACGGCGTCGGCTCCGGTCTGGCGGCCGCCCGCGAAGACGGTCGCGGCGAAGCGCTGCGCGAGATGTACGGGTCGTGGGCGTTCTTCCGGACGTTCCTGTCGAACGTGCAGATGACGCTCGCCAAGACCGATCTCGACATCGCCGCCGAGTACGTGAACGCACTGGTACCCGAGGAGCACCGCTGGCTGTTCGATTCGATCAGGGCCGAGCATGCCCGCACCGTCGAGGAAGTGCTGCAGGTGACCGGCGAGCAGTCGTTGTTGCACTCGGCGCCGATGTTGCAGCGGACCCTCGAGTTGCGTGATTCGTACCTGGCGCCGCTGCATGCTCTGCAGATCTCGCTGCTGTCCCGCGCCCGTACCGCCCTGGAGGACGAGGGCGGCCGATCAGATCTCCAGCGCGCCATGCTGCTGACCATCAACGGCATCGCGGCGGGGCTGCGCAACACCGGCTGA
- a CDS encoding DM13 domain-containing protein, whose translation MRLVRLLRRHPAGTSITAVVLVAAMVFGLYWFQPWKLWTNTTVDEAIPSVAEAAQTLRAPSEPTIRTVARVPGSPTTTSPAAPTATAPTPTATPTAPTASSTPLRATPADPEPSSAPEPAPAGPTAAEPGPTSPGPDPEPEAVQLFRGELISHEHQTSGTVRVIRLADGSRVLTLENLATSDGPDIHVWLAAAPVIPGDDGWYVFDDQPRVDLGQLKGNLGNQVYPVPAGVDLDSLPSVTLWCERFAVSFGAAALS comes from the coding sequence ATGCGCCTCGTCCGGCTACTCCGACGTCACCCGGCCGGCACCTCGATCACGGCCGTCGTCCTGGTGGCCGCGATGGTCTTCGGCCTGTACTGGTTCCAGCCGTGGAAGCTCTGGACGAACACCACCGTTGACGAGGCGATCCCGAGCGTGGCAGAAGCAGCCCAGACCCTGCGGGCACCATCGGAACCGACCATCCGGACTGTGGCGAGAGTCCCGGGGTCTCCGACCACGACCTCTCCGGCCGCGCCCACCGCGACCGCACCGACCCCGACCGCGACACCGACGGCACCGACAGCCTCATCGACCCCACTGCGCGCCACTCCGGCCGACCCGGAACCGTCGAGCGCACCCGAACCCGCCCCGGCCGGTCCCACGGCGGCCGAGCCCGGTCCGACGAGCCCTGGTCCGGATCCCGAACCCGAAGCCGTGCAACTGTTCAGGGGCGAACTGATCTCCCACGAACACCAGACCTCGGGCACCGTCAGGGTGATCAGGCTTGCGGACGGCAGCAGGGTGCTGACCCTGGAGAACCTCGCGACGTCGGACGGCCCCGACATTCACGTGTGGCTGGCAGCTGCGCCGGTGATCCCGGGCGACGACGGCTGGTACGTGTTCGACGACCAGCCGCGCGTCGACCTCGGACAGCTGAAGGGCAACCTCGGAAATCAGGTGTATCCGGTACCGGCAGGTGTCGATCTGGACAGTCTGCCCAGCGTCACCCTCTGGTGCGAACGGTTCGCGGTCTCGTTCGGCGCGGCCGCGCTGAGCTGA
- a CDS encoding phosphodiesterase — translation MSSLRTAEYPRPTHFLLHLTDTHIVAGPGQLYGSTVDSAARLRQIFAEVEASHARPDAIVFTGDLADKGEPGAYENLRAIVDPVVRSLGSQVIWAMGNHDDRAAFRAGLLDQTPSTAPVDTITDVDGLRIITLDSTVPGHHYGALADEQLRWLSHELETPAPSGTILALHHPPVPSVLDLAALVELRDQPALAAVIRGTDIRTILAGHLHYSTTAMFAGIPVSVASATCYTQDLVIPAGALRGRDGAQGFNMVHVYPETVVSSVVPMSNDPTVGEYVQPEETERRLAAAGVRIADSVRQTRSPHGLEITSVAVSPV, via the coding sequence ATGAGCAGTCTGCGCACGGCTGAGTACCCGCGCCCGACCCACTTCCTGCTGCATCTGACCGACACGCACATCGTTGCCGGTCCTGGCCAGCTGTACGGCAGCACCGTGGACAGTGCCGCTCGGCTCCGGCAGATCTTCGCGGAGGTCGAGGCCTCGCACGCCCGACCCGACGCGATCGTCTTCACCGGCGACCTGGCCGACAAGGGCGAGCCGGGTGCCTACGAGAACCTGCGCGCGATCGTCGATCCGGTGGTCAGATCGCTGGGTTCGCAGGTGATCTGGGCGATGGGCAACCACGACGACCGGGCCGCGTTCCGCGCGGGGCTGCTCGACCAGACGCCGTCCACCGCTCCCGTCGACACCATCACCGACGTCGACGGTCTGCGCATCATCACCCTCGACTCAACTGTCCCCGGTCACCATTACGGCGCGCTCGCGGACGAGCAGCTGCGCTGGCTCTCCCACGAGCTCGAGACCCCGGCGCCGAGCGGGACCATCCTCGCCCTGCACCACCCGCCGGTCCCGAGCGTGCTGGACCTGGCTGCGCTGGTCGAGTTGCGGGACCAACCCGCACTGGCCGCCGTCATCCGCGGCACGGACATCCGCACCATCCTGGCCGGCCACCTGCACTACTCCACCACCGCGATGTTCGCCGGGATCCCGGTATCCGTGGCGTCGGCCACCTGCTACACCCAGGACCTCGTGATCCCGGCGGGGGCACTGCGTGGCCGCGACGGGGCGCAGGGCTTCAACATGGTGCACGTCTATCCCGAGACCGTGGTGAGCTCGGTGGTGCCGATGAGCAACGACCCGACGGTCGGGGAATACGTCCAGCCGGAGGAGACCGAGCGGCGGCTGGCAGCAGCCGGCGTGCGGATCGCCGACAGCGTCCGACAAACCCGGAGCCCACACGGTTTGGAGATCACCTCGGTGGCCGTCAGCCCCGTGTGA
- a CDS encoding stealth conserved region 3 domain-containing protein yields MRPGTVALESRLLDRPDVVRHRGRVAIAITDITPHEALVEDLLFIRQVLDDAGLEYLLVRGNDERPVIAIDRIQRRRLRDALVEACRNEPFYSKTVDGKGKARLVADGKLATSGKARIFRLFRPRVVVASGLSYGASSGVQIELWVFDGDTIELPAENSLTRRTMRSDEAERGSVERFGQSWPTIVNMFADHASDISFDIDLVFSWVDGSSPEYRAARAARAAGHVVGEGDDSEARYRQIDELKYALRSIHMYAPWIRRIFVATDSERPEWLADDPRVTFVRSEEFFADPSVLPTHNSHAVECQLHHIPDLAEHFIYSNDDMFFGRAVSPQMFFSPGGITMFIEAGLRIGLGHNDEERSGYENGARVNRRLLFERFGTLTTRHLEHAPTPLRRSVMQELEETFPDAFAATAASTFRASDNISVTNSLYHYYALMTGQAVAQTAAKVAYVNSTSLAGFREMDTLLEKRSTDFFCLNDSSFPEVDLDERKEFVTDFLERYYPLRAPWEAPGT; encoded by the coding sequence GTGCGTCCCGGCACCGTCGCACTCGAATCCCGGCTGCTCGATCGTCCGGATGTGGTGCGGCACCGCGGCCGGGTGGCCATCGCGATCACCGACATCACCCCGCACGAGGCGCTGGTCGAGGACCTGCTGTTCATCCGGCAGGTGCTGGATGATGCCGGCCTCGAGTACCTGCTGGTCCGCGGCAACGACGAGCGGCCGGTGATCGCGATCGACCGGATCCAGCGCCGCAGATTGCGCGACGCGCTGGTCGAGGCCTGCCGGAACGAGCCGTTCTACTCCAAGACCGTCGACGGAAAGGGCAAGGCCCGACTGGTCGCCGACGGCAAGTTGGCCACCTCCGGCAAGGCGCGGATCTTCCGGCTGTTCCGGCCTCGGGTCGTGGTGGCCAGCGGCCTGTCCTACGGTGCGTCCAGCGGTGTGCAGATCGAGCTCTGGGTGTTCGACGGCGACACCATCGAGCTCCCGGCGGAGAACTCGTTGACCCGTCGGACCATGCGGTCGGACGAGGCGGAGCGGGGCAGCGTCGAGCGGTTCGGACAGAGTTGGCCGACCATCGTCAACATGTTCGCCGACCACGCGTCGGACATCAGCTTCGACATCGACCTGGTGTTCTCCTGGGTGGACGGCTCGTCCCCGGAGTACCGGGCGGCGCGGGCCGCCAGAGCAGCGGGTCATGTGGTGGGCGAGGGTGACGACTCGGAGGCCCGCTACCGGCAGATCGACGAGCTCAAATACGCGCTGCGCTCGATCCACATGTATGCCCCGTGGATCCGGCGGATCTTCGTCGCCACCGACTCCGAGCGTCCCGAGTGGCTGGCCGACGACCCGCGGGTGACGTTCGTGCGCAGCGAGGAGTTCTTCGCCGATCCGTCTGTGCTGCCGACCCACAACTCGCATGCGGTGGAGTGCCAACTGCATCACATCCCTGATCTCGCAGAGCATTTCATCTACTCCAACGACGACATGTTCTTCGGTCGTGCGGTCTCGCCGCAGATGTTCTTCTCGCCCGGCGGCATCACGATGTTCATCGAGGCGGGTCTGCGGATCGGGTTGGGGCACAACGACGAGGAGCGCAGCGGGTACGAGAACGGCGCTCGCGTCAACCGTCGGCTGCTGTTCGAGCGGTTCGGCACCCTCACCACCCGGCACCTCGAGCATGCGCCGACCCCGTTGCGGCGCAGCGTGATGCAGGAGTTGGAGGAGACGTTCCCCGACGCCTTCGCCGCCACCGCTGCCAGCACCTTCCGGGCCAGCGACAACATCTCGGTGACGAACTCGCTCTACCACTACTACGCACTGATGACCGGCCAGGCAGTCGCCCAGACCGCGGCCAAGGTCGCCTACGTGAACTCGACGTCGTTGGCCGGGTTCCGGGAGATGGACACCTTGTTGGAGAAGCGGTCGACGGACTTCTTCTGCCTGAACGACAGCAGTTTCCCGGAGGTTGATCTGGACGAGCGCAAGGAGTTCGTCACCGATTTCCTCGAGCGCTACTACCCGTTGCGGGCGCCGTGGGAGGCCCCCGGCACATAG
- a CDS encoding NAD(P)H-binding protein — MIVVTGATGATGALNGATVDHLLDRIPADQITVVVRDRAKAQRFADRGVAVRPAGYADPAELPAAFEGADQLLLVSSNDPGADAVSLHRNAIEAAVAVGVGRILYTSHQGAAADSPFAPAQVHAATEHLLAESGVAWTSLRNGFYLHSLDWLAGPWRETGIISVPADGPVSWTAREDAAEAAALILTAGTPLEGPVVITSQEAISFEQVAVTASELTGRNIGFEVVDQQDWVAAQVAAGSPEGMARFTLGMFRAAAGGWFAGVDPLLEELLGRKPRTVRAHLDS; from the coding sequence ATGATCGTCGTCACCGGAGCTACCGGAGCTACCGGTGCACTGAACGGTGCGACCGTCGACCACCTGCTGGACCGGATCCCGGCGGACCAGATCACCGTGGTCGTCCGGGACCGGGCGAAAGCCCAGCGGTTCGCGGACCGCGGGGTGGCCGTTCGCCCCGCCGGCTACGCCGACCCGGCCGAACTACCCGCCGCTTTCGAGGGCGCGGACCAGCTGCTGTTGGTGTCGTCGAACGACCCCGGAGCCGACGCAGTCTCGTTGCACCGCAACGCGATCGAAGCTGCCGTCGCGGTCGGTGTCGGTCGCATCCTGTACACCAGCCACCAGGGCGCAGCGGCCGACAGTCCGTTCGCGCCGGCGCAGGTGCACGCGGCGACCGAGCACCTGCTCGCGGAGTCCGGAGTGGCCTGGACGTCGCTGCGCAACGGCTTCTACCTGCACAGCCTCGACTGGCTGGCCGGACCGTGGCGCGAGACCGGGATCATCAGTGTGCCGGCCGACGGACCGGTGTCCTGGACTGCTCGCGAGGATGCTGCTGAGGCGGCCGCCCTGATCCTGACGGCCGGGACCCCGCTGGAAGGTCCGGTCGTCATCACCTCGCAGGAGGCGATCAGCTTCGAGCAGGTCGCTGTGACGGCCTCCGAGCTGACGGGCCGCAACATCGGGTTCGAAGTCGTCGACCAGCAGGACTGGGTCGCTGCGCAGGTGGCGGCGGGATCGCCCGAGGGAATGGCGCGGTTCACCCTGGGGATGTTCAGGGCGGCAGCAGGGGGCTGGTTCGCGGGCGTCGACCCGCTGCTCGAGGAGTTGCTCGGTCGGAAGCCGCGGACCGTACGCGCGCACCTTGACTCCTGA
- a CDS encoding helix-turn-helix domain-containing protein: protein MAERSSRSDTRTTIVEAAARLLHEQGPSAVTTRAVAEAAGVQAPALYRLFGDKDGLLQAVAEHVLAEFVSTKAESVRAEAAGGTDPVDDLRAGWRIQVEFGLTHPAVFALLNDPARTDPSPAAQSGWQVLTARVHRIAVAGRLRVTEQRAVQLVHAAGTGVIQTLLAAPVAHRDAGLHEEMLEAVLGRILTDAPATGDDRPRAATVAFRALAPDLPGLSAAERQLLLEWLDRTIDE from the coding sequence ATGGCCGAGAGAAGCAGCCGCAGCGACACCCGCACGACGATCGTCGAGGCCGCGGCCAGACTGCTGCACGAGCAGGGACCGTCCGCCGTCACCACCCGCGCGGTTGCCGAGGCGGCCGGCGTCCAGGCACCCGCGCTCTACCGCCTCTTCGGCGACAAGGACGGGCTGCTGCAGGCGGTGGCCGAACATGTGCTCGCCGAGTTCGTGTCCACCAAGGCCGAGTCAGTCCGCGCCGAGGCCGCGGGTGGCACGGATCCTGTCGACGACCTCCGCGCGGGTTGGCGCATCCAGGTGGAGTTCGGCCTCACTCACCCTGCCGTGTTCGCCCTGCTCAACGATCCTGCTCGCACGGACCCCTCACCGGCAGCGCAGTCGGGCTGGCAGGTGTTGACGGCGCGGGTGCATCGCATCGCCGTTGCCGGACGACTGCGGGTGACGGAGCAGCGGGCGGTGCAACTCGTCCACGCCGCCGGCACGGGTGTGATCCAGACGCTGCTGGCGGCACCGGTCGCACACCGCGATGCGGGTCTGCACGAGGAGATGTTGGAGGCGGTACTCGGCCGCATTCTCACCGATGCGCCGGCCACCGGTGACGACAGACCCAGAGCAGCAACGGTTGCCTTCCGCGCCCTGGCACCGGACCTGCCTGGACTCAGCGCCGCCGAACGCCAGTTGCTTCTCGAGTGGCTCGACCGCACCATCGATGAGTGA
- a CDS encoding 2-phosphosulfolactate phosphatase, giving the protein MREPHSQDVSDVRFDWGLTGALAISQGAAVVVVVDVLSFTTTVTVAAEAGVEVFPYRMRDASAATFAADKQAVLAVGRTEAGSSGVSLSPLSVQAATESGGPLAVGARLVLPSPNGSTIARTLFEQGVAVVAACLRNAAAAAVWAQREAAGAPMAVIAAGERWPGDTLRPAVEDLWGAGAVIAALSGRKSPEAEAAAAAFRAVARSMPESIAACASGRELIDDGYGDELPLAAAAGASSVVPVLRGGSFQPA; this is encoded by the coding sequence ATGCGGGAACCGCACAGCCAGGATGTCTCGGACGTCAGGTTCGACTGGGGACTCACCGGTGCCCTCGCGATCTCCCAGGGCGCCGCCGTGGTGGTCGTGGTCGACGTCCTGTCGTTCACCACCACGGTCACGGTGGCCGCGGAAGCGGGCGTCGAGGTCTTCCCGTACCGGATGCGTGACGCGTCAGCTGCCACCTTCGCCGCCGACAAGCAGGCAGTGCTGGCCGTCGGTCGCACGGAGGCAGGCAGCTCCGGGGTGAGCCTGTCACCGCTGTCCGTGCAGGCCGCGACCGAGTCCGGTGGTCCACTCGCAGTCGGTGCCAGGCTCGTGCTCCCGTCTCCCAACGGTTCGACGATCGCCAGGACCTTGTTCGAGCAGGGCGTGGCCGTGGTCGCCGCTTGCCTGCGTAACGCGGCCGCGGCAGCCGTGTGGGCGCAACGCGAGGCAGCCGGCGCTCCGATGGCGGTGATCGCGGCCGGCGAACGCTGGCCCGGCGACACGCTGCGGCCGGCGGTCGAAGACCTGTGGGGCGCCGGCGCGGTGATCGCGGCCCTGTCCGGCCGGAAGTCCCCCGAGGCAGAGGCGGCCGCGGCAGCCTTCCGAGCGGTCGCCCGCTCGATGCCCGAGTCGATCGCGGCCTGTGCTTCAGGACGTGAACTGATCGACGACGGCTACGGGGACGAGTTGCCGCTCGCCGCCGCCGCCGGCGCATCGAGCGTGGTACCGGTGTTACGCGGGGGCAGCTTCCAGCCGGCTTGA
- the glpR gene encoding gephyrin-like molybdotransferase receptor GlpR → MPNVPTSLLLGFLALCWIFVLVPMFARSREAVPETDDGVGAFRVVRRAGARQSHHDSRLQDEQSRGSAMTEIQGSEDSDALAEDLIDEEVDWDSFADDDDEDAGQNDDHRRFSTEYPPVVARTAPTRTAAAPPVEDRRDPRAHRPGRGGFDPEHARATADYRFRRRRTVSLALLVLALACAAGAVLINPMLWTGTAVLTLTLVGFLSYLSRQVKVERAIQERRMARLQRAREIRPPARRSAAVSPYGRQAERLIEDEPSAHTHVPTSSRGPGIVVDLDDDDPAFDDLEYYEPIVYRRAAGQ, encoded by the coding sequence GTGCCGAACGTCCCCACCTCGCTGCTGCTGGGGTTCCTGGCCCTGTGCTGGATCTTCGTCCTGGTCCCGATGTTCGCCCGGAGCAGGGAAGCCGTGCCGGAGACCGACGACGGAGTGGGCGCCTTCCGGGTGGTACGCAGAGCCGGAGCGCGACAGAGTCACCACGACTCCCGCCTCCAGGACGAGCAGTCGAGGGGGAGCGCCATGACAGAGATTCAGGGGTCCGAGGACTCGGATGCTCTGGCGGAGGACCTGATCGACGAAGAGGTCGACTGGGATTCCTTCGCCGATGACGACGACGAGGATGCCGGCCAGAACGACGATCACCGCCGGTTCTCGACCGAGTACCCACCGGTCGTGGCGCGGACGGCGCCGACCCGGACCGCTGCGGCCCCGCCGGTCGAGGACCGCCGCGACCCGCGGGCGCACCGGCCTGGTCGTGGTGGGTTCGATCCCGAGCATGCCAGGGCGACGGCCGACTACCGGTTCCGCCGGCGTCGTACGGTGTCGCTGGCGCTGCTCGTGCTGGCCCTGGCCTGTGCCGCGGGCGCGGTGCTGATCAACCCGATGCTGTGGACCGGAACCGCAGTGTTGACGCTGACTCTGGTCGGTTTCCTGTCGTACCTCAGCCGCCAGGTGAAGGTCGAACGGGCGATCCAGGAGCGGCGAATGGCGCGGTTGCAGCGGGCCCGGGAGATCCGGCCGCCCGCTCGCCGGAGCGCTGCGGTGTCGCCCTACGGTCGGCAGGCCGAGCGGCTCATCGAGGACGAACCGTCGGCTCACACGCACGTACCCACCTCCTCGCGGGGGCCGGGCATCGTGGTCGATCTGGACGACGACGACCCAGCGTTCGACGATCTGGAGTACTACGAGCCGATCGTCTACCGACGCGCGGCAGGGCAGTGA